Proteins found in one Macrobrachium nipponense isolate FS-2020 chromosome 4, ASM1510439v2, whole genome shotgun sequence genomic segment:
- the LOC135210999 gene encoding probable G-protein coupled receptor No18: MTGDISSPDADTASAIAGAASSASVVSASSSSASSTPAESEPSVNQKLFLVVSVALATVCFFTNVVQVAVFARPSAVRSVKSILLLSQALSGLVAAFVVAFPIHVISARGGSVVGDEGYAACYLGHSTVILLTALTSLGTSTLLLLHHYMKLNHPRRFMTAGSNTIGWSMAVGAVWLVAIVVSILPYAGWNSWEDHDSHCHLSTLWPLSFTAFLTFLVGGHVAAALLMWASTRATQLKAMSTRRGNAPPSACPDQEEAPIANHVLAANNRSSGNVCVGGWCVSVASLLPILAHVVVASSCAASARCQANPQHYHEEAASLPWLSLLLAAAAVTNPLLYVFTDDQVSSSTLLLLSQVCCWWCERRKQRLIPRQQEPHDAETNVYVTNDTDHLVSDNT, translated from the exons ATGACCGGCGACATCAGCTCGCCCGATGCGGACACGGCCTCGGCGATCGCTGGGGCAGCGTCGTCCGCATCCGTGGTTTCGGCTTCGTCTTCGTCAGCATCGTCGACACCTGCAGAATCGGAACCATCAGTTAACCAGAAGCTTTTCCTCGTCGTCAGTGTTGCACTTGCAACAGTCTGCTTCTTCACCAACGTTGTGCAG GTGGCAGTGTTTGCTCGGCCCTCGGCCGTTCGATCTGTGAAGAGCATCCTGCTGCTGTCGCAGGCCCTCAGCGGTTTAGTGGCAGCGTTCGTCGTGGCCTTCCCGATACACGTCATCTCTGCCAGGGGAG GATCAGTGGTTGGCGACGAGGGATACGCTGCTTGTTACCTGGGCCACTCAACCGTAATCCTGCTGACTGCTCTCACCTCCCTAGGCACCTCcacgctcctcctcctccaccattacaTGAAACTCAACCATCCTAGAAG ATTCATGACCGCCGGCAGCAACACAATAGGCTGGAGCATGGCTGTCGGTGCCGTATGGCTGGTGGCGATAGTGGTCTCTATTCTTCCCTACGCCGGTTGGAATTCCTGGGAAGATCATGATTCTCACTGCCATCTCTCGACTCTATGGCCATTGTCCTTCACTGCATTCCTGACCTTCTTGGTTGGAGGTCATGTGGCTGCAGCCTTGCTAATGTGGGCCTCGACTCGCGCCACACAACTAAAGGCTATGAGTACTCGACGAGGAAATGCTCCGCCCTCTGCTTGTCCGGACCAAGAAGAGGCACCCATCGCTAATCATGT CCTAGCAGCTAATAACCGAAGCAGCGGAAATGTGTGCGTGGGCGGCTGGTGTGTCAGCGTGGCATCTCTCCTGCCCATTCTTGCCCATGTTGTTGTGGCATCGTCTTGTGCTGCTTCAGCCCGATGTCAAGCCAATCCTCAGCACTACCACGAAGAGGCCGCTTCATTGCCATGGCTGTCGTTGTTACTTGCTGCAGCTGCCGTAACTAACCCGCTCCTCTACGTGTTCACCGATGACCAG GTGTCTTCTTCAACGCTGTTGCTGCTGTCGCAGGTGTGCTGTTGGTGGTGCGAAAGACGCAAGCAGCGTCTCATCCCCCGCCAGCAGGAACCCCACGACGCAGAGACGAATGTCTACGTCACCAACGACACGGACCACCTAGTGTCAGACAACACATAA